AGTTTTATTTgcctttacatttttgtttattataaaagtAACCAGGTAAAAGAAGTTTAATTGATTACAAAAGCTGCCTACCTTAGCTTGATGTGTTTTAAGACTTTGAATAAGAACGTACCACAGAGGAGTCTTCTGACCAAATTGTAAGTaatttaaaatgcttataatttAGGCCAGACTCGACTTACTTTACCTAACctgagaataataaataataaggtTAAAAGGTGTTAAGATCAAAATACACACcgtaaaactatatatatatatatatatatatatatatatatatatatatatatatatatatatatatatatatatatatatatatatatttgagttgtggtgtggactctgcaATTCTTTTATAacaatttttagaactatatctttatcattatcGTTATCGCTTGTCCTTTAAAGTTACAAGACTGGAGGTTGAACGTCGAGAGGAAATGTGCATGAAACAAGTGATATCAGATGTTTTGAGTGAGTTCAGATGTTTCAAATGGACTGTAAAACTGATACCGTTAGGCACTGTGGCTCTATTCTACTCCATCCAAACTCTCAGATTTAACAAGTTCTGGGAACCCAGTGCACTCACCCAACTGCCCTGCTACCCCCAAAAACTACGAGTCTTCAAATACTCTCTCTCAAAACTGTTAGCAGAAAGGCTGAAAGCTTCTTTTGTGCTTCATCTCTTTTGTCTTTcgggaagagagagagaacggGAGGGTGATGGAGAAGAGGGGAGTTACTGGTCTGGAAGTGTTCGGTCCAAATTACACATTCAAGGCGAGCACTGTTTATGATTACTCTCACAGAGGCCAGACAAAAGCAGAGACATTCCAAGAGCCCAGTGAAGAGGACAAACTCATTCTGAGAAAGACAGAGACCTACATCATAACCTCATTTACATGCACTCCTCTAAACTCAGGCATGGAGATACCGAATCATCTGTGTAGAAAAAAAACTTCATATACCTCTGAATCATTGAGCAGCTAATAATAATGGCATTGTAAAACGGATAGATGTGCTCCTGgatgctgattggtcaatacAACATTCGAAATCTGCTAAAATACTCAAGATCACAAACAATGAAAGCTATAGTTTGGGgacatacttttattcagcaagatgCATAAAATCAATGCAACATTTATCAAAAAACCCTGAAGGAAATGTTtcaggttttcacaaaaatattaagcagcacaactgttttcaacattgaaaataataagaaatgtctcttgagcatcaaatcagcatattagaattatttctaaatgactgaagtaatggctgttgaaaatacagctttgccaatccaagaataaattacatttttaaatagaaaacagttcaggtgcaaaatgttttttatgtttgtcgCCCTATTTTATATTTCTTGCAATATGAgatccaataaaaaaaaaatatgtccaAAATAATTTGTCACCTGTCATACCTTTTGTATGCTCAACGCATACATCCTTTAATTGGGTTAAATAGCTGAATATGTAAATTAAATCTGGTGACGTCACCCCACGGGACCCTCACACATAGAATGAGGGAAGGATCTGTTTTTCAGGCCTGTGGGAGAGGTGAATGTGTGAAACAACTCTCACCCCGCAGGAAGTCCCATCACGGGTGTCATCTGAATAGCTCAAAGACCTTCCGAGAGTGGAGGTCTGCAGTGGGCGGTGTTTATTAATGTGTTAGTTCTCAGAGTCAGCCATTGAAATCGTCTCTCATGATGAAATGTCAAACACGATGTGAGTTTTGATTGCTTAGCGTTAAATGTCACAGAAACTGAGCTAAGGTTCACCTCATGTTTCTTCTCAAACTTGGAAAGGCAGCATTTGCTCAAAATTAGCATTGGAGTGATGTTAATTTGCTTTTGAAACTGAACATTTGCTTCGTATGTTTCATGTGAGAAACAAGCAACGTCCTCTCTTGCCATTCCATCATgtaccacccctttaaaatgtCTTGAGCATCTCCTATTTGGAGTTAGCAAGCTCCTCCCCCTTTGAGATCCTGAGTATCAGGAGCTTCTTACTGGTGGAAGGTTATTAAATTCCCAGCACAGACTGGCTCACTCAGGGTATCTCTCAGCACAAGAGCTCACTGGAAGCAGGTAAGCAGCTCTTCTTCTATCAGCTACTTGTAGctatgaatgattttttttttttttttggcctgaGCAGCATTTGCCTGGAAAATAATTAGACAATAAGTCATCTGTGGCTAAAATGTCTAAATATTTAATGCAAATTGACATAGCACACGTACATCTCGGAGACGTCTATTTAATGTTTACGccttttttttagagtgtttgctCATCTGCGATACATCTACGTTTCCTTTCAGATGTCAAATAGACGTTTAGAAgatgtctttaagatgtttatgatttagaaagtatgtaaaactgacatcttaaagatgTCTATTAGttgtttgtaaacagcagatgctttccagatgaagtgatctttaacagacaTCTTGCAGACGTACGTGTGCTATCTGGGTTCCAAAACACTTTTAATTCTAAAGGTCGGAAAGGAGGATGAAAATGGTCTTATAAAACTAAATCATGGCTTTTATATTATGTAGCATTTAAATGCACCGAGATATTCTTGAGGTTCACCGTGAATTGATGAACCTCAGCTGCAAGCTACAAGATCAGATAACTAATGGTCAAGGtcttatgaatttattttttcatctctaaaataaaataccttTCATTTACTTGAAATgttatattgtgtatatatgcattgcatttgtatttaattgcatatatataatgcattctTTCCCATTTTAACTTGGTTAGGTGCTAGAGTTTGTCTCATTCTCTCTTCTTCTGTGTAGGGTCTCTTTTGGGTCACCGGTTCAGCCCAGCTAGCTTGATCTCAGTGTGTTGAGTGACACCGCCAGCATGACCAAAACCACTGGGGAGAAGCCGCGGTCACGCAATCGCTTGCAGCAGTTCCGTGAGAGAATTCAACTGCGTTCCCTAAAGGCGAGGAAGAAAGTGGAAGACATCAGTAAAGATGACGTGAAGACCTTTCTGAGAAGAAATGCTTTTGTGCTGTTCACCGTTGGAGCGGTGGTTTTTGGTCAGTGCACCtggtttattaaaattacattcaTTCAGAGAATGAAAGTTTGTTCTAACCATCTAAAGAAGCCATCTAACCTGAAGTTAGTGTCTTGGTCAAGGACACGCATCTACAACTACTTCAGATCTTTAATCTCCATaccacaccaccagtttgctgTAAAGTTTAGAAGCCTTTTGACAATGGATGGCTTTTGATAAATGGCAGAAAAGAGTTTTTGACAGATCTGTGCAtctgaaatgtttttatattattttttcaggTATCGCGCTGGGATTTGCTCTGAGGTCGTACAAGATGTCATACAGGGAAGTGAAGTATTTCTCCTTTCCTGGTGAACTATTGATGCGTATGCTGCAGATGCTAGTGCTTCCCCTTTTAATCTCAAGTTTGATTACAGGTatgatattttgatttttttgacaTGCGACAGTTCAACCTCAGGTTTTAAATCAAATGTTAaagcaacaaaataaaaatactttatgCAAAAACAGGAAACGTAAATTTAAGTTCGAACTCTTAATGAAAAGTATACAAGTAAAAATGGGGCGGTCCTAAGATCCTCAGTAGCTTCTCATTGGGTCTGAGCTGATGGGACCCGCCCATAAAAATGTTGTCCCCCCCCAGGCTCTGTGAATTTTATTGACAAACCTGGTTATAAGGAAAAGGGCAAATCACTGAAGTGAGGACATAGTAATGCAAAGACATTAATAGGATGAGAACGTGAGAACGATTCGGAAATGTGGGAGTGGCTGGACTTTTTAAGTAATTCTATAGGATGTGAAAGAGAAAAGGGATGAAAAGAGGAAGGAAATTAGTGTCCAATTAATGCCAACGCAAAGAAAAAAGCAGCTCAGTAATTAATTGGCTATGGAATTCAAGTCACTGAATATGCATGAGAATTagagacagaaaaaaagttaaagtttAAGGAAAAACAATAAGGTTTGTTATTGTTGTGGAGGAATAGGCGCATATATCTCCTATCAAACAATCAAAATTAGCATCTTTTAGGAATGGGAAACAGGTGTTACATCTGTGCCTCTGTGAAATATTTCTGGTTTGTAGACAGTGACCTCTTTGTGCTTCtattaaaagtgacagtgagAATGAGGCAGAGGTTAATAACAAGTTCAGCCCCACCCACCCCTGCTGCTTCACATACACAGTTTCTAcccaacaaaatatttttagctTGGCATTACTAGAAAGAGTTGTTATATAAAAGTATCtagatttttagttgtttttgcctatttcaaagggttagttcaccaaaaaatgaaaattctggcatTAATTGGCTTGATGGCTAAGTGAGGCCAGCAAGATACtgaacactttcagatgcccagaaagttactgaagacatatttaaaacagttcatgtgactacagtggttcaaccttaatgttatgaaacgacgagaatacattttgtgcgcttttcaacaatatctagtgatggctgatttcaaaacactgcttcatgtagctttacgaatcttttgttttgaatcagtggttcggatcgcgtatcaaacCGCGAACAattgaaatttcgaaaaaatttatgacataacaaagccttgtttactgaaatcacgtgactttggtgctgcgaaccactgattcaaaacaaaagattcgtaaaaaGCTTTGAATGTCATCTTAAGGCCCCCTTGGTTGAGAACCATTGCTTTATACTCTTTCTTGAAGGGCTAGACTGAGGCCTATGAAAACTCtaattgtttaataataataatagatgtattttaatttaaataataatatctgaataataataatttaatttaaataataataaaattatatttgaataataattattattattaataattaagttgtttaattattatgaataatattatttttatttttattttaattaaactatTTTTTGGGCATTTTATTTGGTAATTGTGTCACACCCTTCAGAACTGCACAACATGAGTCCTTTAGTTTGATACAAGTGCATTGTGAGACTGTTTGCTGTTGCCCTGGAGATAAAGAGAGGGTGGCATGATCGCTGAAACACAGGCAGGTGGAGGAATTTCccaggcttgttcgagatggaGAGAGATGAGCGAATGCCAtttaagagagagagaagtatGGTTGAGAGAGAGTCAGAGTGTGAACAGAGGAAATTGTGAAATGAGAGGCTAAACTTAAAAGGCTCTGGAGTTTAAAAGATTCTGGAGTTTGGGCCCCCAGGAGGACGAGAGGCCTAAACAATGGCTGCTTTCTCTTTCTGGTCTGGGGATCAGGACTGCAGAAAGGACACTGACTCATTCAAAATCCTAACCTTAATTTGTTTTGGCAAGTCAAAGTCATTTTGCCTAAGAAAACTGACTTCTACAGAGATTTCAATTAATCCTAAGACTTTCACAAACTAGTCCTTTTCAGCTAAATTAAGATGAAAACAATTTTTTGTTATTCACCACCACCATTCTACATGATTTTTGTATCAAAATCTTGGTTCAAgacctgttttttgttgttgttgttttttcagcaGGGATTTTACAGGGAAGTATATGTATTGGAATGTGATTTAGTTTCATTCTCATGGAAGAAAATGCTAAATTCTAATTCATTCTGTCTAGGCATGGCAGCACTGGACAGTCGTGCCTCTGGAAAGATGGGCATGCGTGCCGTCATATACTATATGACCACCACTTTCATCGCAGTGTTTATCGGCATCATTATGGTTCTGATTATCCACCCGGGCAAAGGCTCAAGGGATGAATTCACCAAACAGCAGAAGATCGAGAATATCAGCCCAGCTGATGCCTTCCTGGACCTCATCAGGTAACTGGACAGGTGTAGCCCATCAGTTACTCCAAAATACTGATATTAAACAAttttacaactttattcaacacaTATGCTCTTTTTGCAGAAACATGTTTCCACCTAATTTGGTTCAAGCCTGCACTCAACAGGTAAGAATGTTTTTCCCTTCATCCTATCACTCAAAATTTCTCATaaacaattattaaatattagctGTTTGCATGCTGTAACGTTCGATTACTGTAATAGTGATATGAAGGAGATGATTAGAAACACCCAGTCTTTAATATAATGGCAAACTCAGGAgaataacaacaacattaaacgCAGACAATGACTAAACTGAACAGGGAATACATATGCAGGGGATAATCAGGAACTAAATAAGATACAACTAATGATAATTAatcacaggaacaaacaggaagaTAACCGAAACTAAACAGAGCAGGAAAACATGAACTAAACGAAACAGaacagaatatcaaaataagagtccataCCCGTGACACATGCATTATGAAATTAGAAATGGCCAATTTTCTTGCCTAAAATGACCTTTATcactaaaataatattaaaaagagatcattagtaatttaatttaagatataatttaaaggatttgttcacccaaaaatgaaaattatcccgtaatttactcaccctcaagcaatTCTAggagtatatgactttcttctttcagtcaaacacagtcTGAGTCTCATTCTTATAGATTTTTGAAgtcccaaaaaagcacatccatccatccataaaagtaatccatatggcttcAGGGGGTCAATAATGgcattctgaagcaaagcgatgcattttgtaagaaaaatatccatatttataactttatttataaccCTTTAAGTGAATACTAAAGAGGAAGATAATTAATATACACTAACATCTGAATGAAAAATTAATGATATaacatctaaataaaaaaaaacatatctatTACACTGTCACACAATGTTGTTTCTAGGCAAAAAATGTTATATCATTGtttatataaatcatataaatactttatataaatgtgtgtgtatatatatatatatatatatatatatatatatatatatatatatatatatatatatatatatatatatatatatatataaaaattaaacataaatgtaaataatacattttcatataaCTAAATTTTgaattcttgaaaaaaaaaaaaattaaaatgtactcACCAACAAATGTGAATCATATTTTTGATGGGTGATAAAAAGTCTCATAATGCTGCCATGCCCgagaaaatgatttttattgggttattataattttttttctgaattattAACCACTTTATTGCCAATTAGGTATTGTCAAAAAATTAAGACCCATATTCATATAGATAGACTCtattgtacactgtaaaaaatgaccgtgattttaacagtaaaagactgtaaaaatgctgcggtgaaaaactgtcaattggtttacagaaagtttccgtactatatacggtgaataactgtaagagatctaacggtacatttaatgtcattttacggtaaaataccgttaaattcacagtttttggaagtgaaaaataacaattcattgtaaaaatttacagtgaaaaaccgtaaattgacattcccacaattccctgcgtgacacttcacatttgatatattttcgttgaaataactctgtttcttcttagtttttctcattttttttaatcagttatgtacattagggttttatgttacatctaatgttgttaaattaatgtttattgcatttttaaaatttcatgcatgttaccatgatggtgtttagtgtgtgtgtgaatgacactgtgtgcaccttctatatattagtattgtcctcctcagctggtggaaaatctgcttgtgatgaactttgattcatcatgtgactcttatcaccactgtgttttgTGACtatcagtgtattataaaggtacaaaacagatattagtacttcattatgttaacattatatcagttaatgaaatacgttattttactgtaaatttaacagatttttttttttacgttgctactgtattttttacggtaaagttctggcaaccacagctgccggttttttaccgtaaattttactgggatattttttacagtgatataTAATGTTGTGTGGTTAAATATGTTCAGGAGACCGTTTGAAGTGAAGTTCTATGTTTCCCTGTTCAGCAGGAAATCAATTCATCATTAGACTTGATGAGGCTTGATGACATCTCAAAGGACAGAAATTTATAATTTATCATTCTTGGatcaaaacgttttttttttttttttcagggagTTGTACAAATATTGCTTACAAGTTTGACAATGTTTCATTTTTCCTGCTGCTGGCCCAAGCATGTAAGGAATAGACATTTAGCATTTTGAGAATCTGGCTTGAGTTGGACCCACAGCTGTGCTTGGACCATCTGAAAGCTTTGGCAGAGCTGTGATGGTGCCACAGTTGGGTATAATAGGACAGAAATGGCCACACAATGACACTGAAGAGCCTGACAGTGGCTCACAGTATGTCCGGACACACTCCACAGGGACACCCTGTAGTCAAGCAGATctaaaaaataacatatttcagacATATTGAAAAGTGATTTTCTCTAAATCATGGCTGTGGAATGTTTCTAGCAATTCAAATCCCTAAATCAAAATGGATCATATGAAATTGATTCTTAAATCAGATTGATTCTTGCTCATTTTTAAAACTAGTTCCCttcttctctttttcctctGGTAGTTCAAGACCCAATATGGCAAGAGGGTCATTCAAGTGAAGGTGATTGTGAACGATTCTATATTCAACCTTACTAACGCCACCCAGGAGATTGCCCAAGAGGAAGTGATTCCTCTCCCAGGTGCCACCAACGGGGTTAATGCCCTCGGTCTGGTGGTGTTTTCAATGTGCTTCGGCTTGATCATTGGGAATATGAAGGAACAGGGACAGGCTCTCAGAGACTTCTTCGACTCCCTCAACGAGGCCATCATGCGACTTGTTGCTATTATTATGTGGTGAGTGATCCCGGACACACAAacttttgagttaaaaaaaaaaaaaaaaaaaaaacgtgtttaAAAAGTAAACTCATTTTAAAACTGTGTTAATGTAGCCTAGGGCAGGCTTTATAATGCTCGTTCCTTATTTGAAACATATTAGTTTACAATAAACCTCAAGAGGGAGCATAACATTTCATCAAGTGTTCCTTAACTGCTAGCATTAGATTTAACTTAGAATTTTGCCATCACATTTTTAGCTCTTTAatctaaaattatattatattatattatattatattatattatattatattatattatattatattatattatattatattatattatattatattatattatattatattatattatattattcaaaAGTGTGGGAtcagtaatttttttatataaaaaaatacttttattcagcaaaatgcattaaaattgatcaaaagtgactgtaaagacatttgtaatgttacaaaagatttttgttttaaataaacgctgttctgttgaactttttattcatcaaagaaatgTATGACTggttccacaaaaatatcaagcagcacaactgttttcaacactgatccTATATATAAtcctatatatataataagaaatgtttcctgaacactaaatcagcatattagaatgatttctgaagtatcttgtgacactgaagtctggagtaatgatgctgaaaattcagtttttgctgttttgttaaaattacattttattactgttttcactatattattaatcaaataaatgcagcattggtgagcataagcCATATTAActattatcattttaaatgcataaatatttatttgaatttattggtatttatttgtttaatggaGTAGTAATGTATTGGAAAGTGTAGCTTATTAGGAGGCTTAACAAAAATCAACTTTGTTGCTTGTCATGTAAGAAACTTACAATAAGACATTCATAATAATTCATCACAGAAACACCTCATAATAACTTTCACCTAATTCTAGAATTAGATGAATTTCCTCTATGTCTGGACAGAAATGTGCCCTGTGCTCTAAATTTGTATGACCCTTTTTCATGACCTCCTTTTCATCAGCATGTGTAACTCATTGACATTTTAGGAAACCTTATTAACAAGTGACTCTTCTTGAAGCAGATCCATCCCTGATGTTTAATCGGTTTCCTTTCCACCGTTATAGTTTGGAAGTTTAGTTTAAAATAAATCAGAAATAACAAAACTGAAACTTTTGTAACTCAGAATTAGGCTTGCTTTGGTAGTTGGTTCAGCCGCAACACCGGTTACATCACTTTCCCACCATGGCACCACCCCCActgtcgttttttttttaatatagtaataaaaatcatttaattcTGTTAGAGATACTACAATTACGCTACAATTAAAAACTGAATGCATCTGCTCAATTCAGCATTAGTCGAACAAGAATCCTTGCACAGATCAGCAGCAGGAGTCAGATTTCACTTCACCCATTTCACCTCTCTCCTGACTGACAAGACAATGGCGGAAGATTTGGTTTTAAAGCGAAATGTAAATGCACCTATTTAAGCAAGTTTGTCATTGTAccgttttgttgttgtgtttttcgtTAGGAATTATAATGAACCCACCATTCAAGCAATCGATGTCCCCGAATTGCGCACGGGCCTTCATAATGGTGCGTGTCCACTGGTGCAGAGCAAAACGAGCATTTTTAGTTCATTTCTTTGGAAGTTGagcttccataggaatgaattgAAAACTCTCGCTCTGCACCAGTGGAAAAACTCCAGTGTTCCCCGCCCTCCCCCGGTGATACCGTTATTGTCGGTGTTGTCACATGTTGATTAACGGGTGGGAAAATTTCCTCATCCCTACTCAGAATGAATGGTGCTAAATGAGTGCACTGTGTCTTTAAACGCTATATCCTGTTCCCAGGTACGCACCTATTGGTATCCTCTTTCTGATTGCTGGAAAAATCGTGGAGATGGATGACATCACTGAGATGGGTGGTCAGCTCGGCATGTATACGGTTACTGTGATAATCGGCCTCATGATACATGGCATGATCGTTCTACCGACTTTGTACTTCGTCATCACCCGAAAAAACCCTTTCGTCTTCATCACGGGTTTGCTGCAGGCCCTCATCACGGCTCTCGGCACCTCTTCCAGGTAGATCCGACAACGTCAAGCTGCcgaaatcagtaatattgtgctatcatttcaatattttttttttttacatttttcgtCCCCCAGCTCTGCCACTCTTCCGGTTACCTTCAAATGCCTGGAAGAGAACAACAACGTCGACAAACGCGTGACTCGATTCGTGCTGCCCGTTGGAGCCACGATCAACATGGATGGAACAGCACTGTATGAAGCCCTGGCAGCCATCTTTATCGCCCAGGTTAACAACATGGAAATGAACTTTGGGCAGATCATAACAATTAGGTCagattttttaaatctaaataattttatacataaaatgtttgaaatataaaatgtgaTTGATATTCTCTTGAATAATACAGCATCACAGCCACTGCTGCAAGTATCGGAGCAGCCGGAATCCCCCAGGCTGGTCTGGTCACAATGGTGATTGTGCTGACCTCTGTCGGACTGCCAACCGATGACATCACCCTCATCATTGCAGTTGATTGGTTCCTGTGAGTGACCTCTTGTAGAATCGTGATTTGATTTGGTTTGAAAGGGAATAACAATGCGAAAAATATATTCATTGAagaattttgtgaaaatgactGCGTTTGGCACTTTATCTGGTCTCTTATTTGGGACTCCCTTCATTTTTTTCCATTATCAACCCAGGTGACACACTTTGATACGTTCCCATGAGACTTGCTCcatttttttcatgcatttcatGTAATTCAATTGGTTTTAACATAGAAACGTAATTAGGTTGGCCAAATTAATCATTCCAGATAGATCCCCTTTCCCACAAGTTACACAGCTAAAAGAGACTCTTTTTAAACTAGGATGAAAACTGAGCTGAAAGTAGGAAACTTTTTGACAACTAATCAAGTATGGCTGATATTTATTGTCTCAGGGTGAAATACACGGATTGATTCTTCATTTTCTGTTTTACTTACTTTTTTGTTGCACTTACAGGGATCGACTGCGCACAACAACTAACGTCCTGGGAGATTCTATAGGAGCTGGAATCATAGAGTTCCTGTCCAAAGATGAGCTTCAGAGCGGCGATGTGGAATTGGGGAGCTCTGTGCTGGAGGAGAACGAAGTGAAGAAACCTTATCAGATGATCCCTCAGGAGAACGACTATGACAATGAGAAACCACCACGTGACAGCGAGACTAAGATGTAGAAGGCTGCATATTCAATGCCCAACCAAggattttttgtgtgtttgtgtctgtatatgtacagtggccccaaaaaatatatatgaacaCTTAAGATACACTTAGAAATGTAAGAATTGAATTGCATTATATAAGAAAATATCAAcctaaatgcatttatttgaaagaaatattGCACAAGCATGCTATTCAAGCaaaacaaaaagtatttggacccTTTCTGGTTGTGGAACGGAGAATTATATTTGTAATTAGGGAAATGAACTACACATGATTTCATACGTTCACTAACaataacagggaacgttctcagaactttggTGAAGAAACATTCTTCCAATAACGTtaatagaatgtttgttcaaaatgatccggtctttaataatgttctcaaaaacaTTGTTCATGGAACTTGGTTCATCTAATGTTTTTTAAGTGTTACTGcttgttcagagaacattcaaaagcaATATTCCATTGCAACATTCTGGCATGTTTGCAGAATGATAAAAAGGAATGTTTCCTTAAAAATGGGATGTTTTGAACGTTCAGACAAAaatcagaaataacattttcataacttaaagggatagatcactcaaaaatgaaaattctgtcatcatttactcacccccaagttgtttcaaacatttatgaatttctttcttctgctgaacacaaaaggaagATATtatgaagaatatgggtaataaaacagttgatggacttaatacaaaaaaaaaaaaaaaaaaaaaaaaaaaaaatactatggaagtaaaTGGGGCTCATcagctgtttggttac
The nucleotide sequence above comes from Chanodichthys erythropterus isolate Z2021 chromosome 10, ASM2448905v1, whole genome shotgun sequence. Encoded proteins:
- the slc1a3b gene encoding solute carrier family 1 member 3b isoform X3, with the translated sequence MTKTTGEKPRSRNRLQQFRERIQLRSLKARKKVEDISKDDVKTFLRRNAFVLFTVGAVVFGIALGFALRSYKMSYREVKYFSFPGELLMRMLQMLVLPLLISSLITGMAALDSRASGKMGMRAVIYYMTTTFIAVFIGIIMVLIIHPGKGSRDEFTKQQKIENISPADAFLDLIRNMFPPNLVQACTQQFKTQYGKRVIQVKVIVNDSIFNLTNATQEIAQEEVIPLPGATNGVNALGLVVFSMCFGLIIGNMKEQGQALRDFFDSLNEAIMRLVAIIMWYAPIGILFLIAGKIVEMDDITEMGGQLGMYTVTVIIGLMIHGMIVLPTLYFVITRKNPFVFITGLLQALITALGTSSSSATLPVTFKCLEENNNVDKRVTRFVLPVGATINMDGTALYEALAAIFIAQVNNMEMNFGQIITIRDRLRTTTNVLGDSIGAGIIEFLSKDELQSGDVELGSSVLEENEVKKPYQMIPQENDYDNEKPPRDSETKM
- the slc1a3b gene encoding solute carrier family 1 member 3b isoform X2 — translated: MTKTTGEKPRSRNRLQQFRERIQLRSLKARKKVEDISKDDVKTFLRRNAFVLFTVGAVVFGMAALDSRASGKMGMRAVIYYMTTTFIAVFIGIIMVLIIHPGKGSRDEFTKQQKIENISPADAFLDLIRNMFPPNLVQACTQQFKTQYGKRVIQVKVIVNDSIFNLTNATQEIAQEEVIPLPGATNGVNALGLVVFSMCFGLIIGNMKEQGQALRDFFDSLNEAIMRLVAIIMWYAPIGILFLIAGKIVEMDDITEMGGQLGMYTVTVIIGLMIHGMIVLPTLYFVITRKNPFVFITGLLQALITALGTSSSSATLPVTFKCLEENNNVDKRVTRFVLPVGATINMDGTALYEALAAIFIAQVNNMEMNFGQIITISITATAASIGAAGIPQAGLVTMVIVLTSVGLPTDDITLIIAVDWFLDRLRTTTNVLGDSIGAGIIEFLSKDELQSGDVELGSSVLEENEVKKPYQMIPQENDYDNEKPPRDSETKM
- the slc1a3b gene encoding solute carrier family 1 member 3b isoform X1; this encodes MTKTTGEKPRSRNRLQQFRERIQLRSLKARKKVEDISKDDVKTFLRRNAFVLFTVGAVVFGIALGFALRSYKMSYREVKYFSFPGELLMRMLQMLVLPLLISSLITGMAALDSRASGKMGMRAVIYYMTTTFIAVFIGIIMVLIIHPGKGSRDEFTKQQKIENISPADAFLDLIRNMFPPNLVQACTQQFKTQYGKRVIQVKVIVNDSIFNLTNATQEIAQEEVIPLPGATNGVNALGLVVFSMCFGLIIGNMKEQGQALRDFFDSLNEAIMRLVAIIMWYAPIGILFLIAGKIVEMDDITEMGGQLGMYTVTVIIGLMIHGMIVLPTLYFVITRKNPFVFITGLLQALITALGTSSSSATLPVTFKCLEENNNVDKRVTRFVLPVGATINMDGTALYEALAAIFIAQVNNMEMNFGQIITISITATAASIGAAGIPQAGLVTMVIVLTSVGLPTDDITLIIAVDWFLDRLRTTTNVLGDSIGAGIIEFLSKDELQSGDVELGSSVLEENEVKKPYQMIPQENDYDNEKPPRDSETKM
- the slc1a3b gene encoding solute carrier family 1 member 3b isoform X4, which produces MTKTTGEKPRSRNRLQQFRERIQLRSLKARKKVEDISKDDVKTFLRRNAFVLFTVGAVVFGIALGFALRSYKMSYREVKYFSFPGELLMRMLQMLVLPLLISSLITGMAALDSRASGKMGMRAVIYYMTTTFIAVFIGIIMVLIIHPGKGSRDEFTKQQKIENISPADAFLDLIRYAPIGILFLIAGKIVEMDDITEMGGQLGMYTVTVIIGLMIHGMIVLPTLYFVITRKNPFVFITGLLQALITALGTSSSSATLPVTFKCLEENNNVDKRVTRFVLPVGATINMDGTALYEALAAIFIAQVNNMEMNFGQIITISITATAASIGAAGIPQAGLVTMVIVLTSVGLPTDDITLIIAVDWFLDRLRTTTNVLGDSIGAGIIEFLSKDELQSGDVELGSSVLEENEVKKPYQMIPQENDYDNEKPPRDSETKM